The Diospyros lotus cultivar Yz01 chromosome 15, ASM1463336v1, whole genome shotgun sequence genome has a window encoding:
- the LOC127792052 gene encoding mitogen-activated protein kinase 20 isoform X1: MQQDHRKKNSSEMDFFSEYGDANRYKIQEVIGKGSYGVVCSAIDTYTGEKVAIKKIHDIFEHISDAARILREIKLLRLLRHPDIVEIKHIMLPPSRREFRDIYVVFELMESDLHQVIKANDDLTKEHYQFFLYQLLRALKYIHTANVYHRDLKPKNILANANCKLKICDFGLARVAFNDTPTTVFWTDYVATRWYRAPELCGSFYSKYTPAIDIWSIGCIFAEVLTGKPLFPGKNVVHQLDLMTDLLGTPSMDTISRVRNDKARRYLTSMRKKQPVPFTQKFPNADPLALRLLERLLAFDPKDRPTAEEALADPYFKGLAKVDREPSCQPITKMEFEFERRRVTKEDMQELIFCEILEYHPQLLKDYMNGIERTNFLYPSVVDQFRKQFAHLEENGGKSGPSVALERKHVSLPRSTIVHASAVHLKEQANVSTLKDRQILDPLWNKNSGDEDEFPGNLSRNSQAPQKKPLAKPGKVVGPVVPFENGNVAKETSDPRTVNRNVVQHPQSIPPAFCCRSGARKLERSTTETEKDLSSQEKQVGMPAKLTPDVSISIDNNPFYMTRVGVTKVDQVDDRIAIDTNLLQAKPQYAGITPAAAAAASAAAHRRLGTFQYGFSKMY, from the exons ATGCAGCAAGATCACCGGAAGAAG AATTCTTCAGAGATGGATTTCTTCTCTGAATATGGTGATGCCAATAGGTATAAAATCCAGGAGGTTATAGGGAAAGGCAGCTATGGCGTTGTTTGCTCCGCTATTGACACCTATACTGGTGAAAAAGTGGCAATAAAGAAAATCCATGATATTTTTGAACACATCTCCGATGCTGCTCGAATACTTCGCGAGATTAAGTTGCTCAGACTTCTGCGGCATCCAGACATTGTTGAAATTAAACACATTATGCTTCCACCTTCAAGAAGAGAGTTCAGGgatatttatgttgtttttgaGCTGATGGAGTCAGATCTTCACCAAGTCATTAAAGCCAATGATGACCTGACCAAAGAGCATTACCAGTTTTTCCTTTACCAGTTGCTACGTGCTTTGAAGTATATTCACACAG CAAATGTTTATCATCGGGATTTAAAACCAAAGAATATATTGGCAAATGCTAATTGTAAGCTCAAAATATGTGATTTTGGCTTGGCAAGAGTTGCATTCAATGATACACCTACAACAGTATTTTGGACG GATTATGTTGCTACAAGGTGGTATAGGGCTCCAGAACTGTGTGGATCATTCTACTCAAAA TACACACCTGCAATTGACATATGGAGTATAGGCTGCATCTTTGCTGAGGTTTTAACAGGGAAACCACTGTTTCCCGGAAAAAATGTCGTTCACCAGCTGGATTTGATGACAGATCTTCTTGGCACACCTTCAATGGATACCATTTCACGG GTTCGAAATGACAAGGCTAGGAGATACCTTACTAGCATGAGGAAAAAACAGCCTGTACCCTTCACACAGAAATTTCCTAATGCAGATCCTTTAGCATTACGACTATTGGAAAGGCTACTTGCTTTCGATCCAAAGGACAGGCCAACTGCTGAGGAG GCATTGGCTGATCCTTACTTCAAAGGACTAGCAAAAGTTGATAGGGAGCCATCTTGCCAGCCAATTACGAaaatggaatttgaatttgagaggCGTAGAGTTACAAAGGAGGACATGCAGGAATTAATTTTCTGTGAGATACTAGAATACCACCCTCAGTTGCTCAAGGACTACATGAATGGAATAGAGAGGACTAATTTTCTCTATCCAAG TGTTGTTGATCAGTTTCGGAAGCAGTTTGCTCATCTTGAAGAAAATGGTGGTAAAAGTGGGCCAAGTGTTGCACTTGAGAGAAAGCATGTATCCCTCCCAAG GTCCACTATCGTACACGCAAGTGCAGTCCATCTAAAAGAACAAGCAAATGTTTCTACCTTGAAAGATCGGCAAATTTTGGATCCCTTGTGGAATAAGAATTCTGGGGATGAAGATGAATTCCCCGGAAATCTATCAAGAAATTCACAGGCTCCGCAGAAGAAACCTTTGG CCAAACCAGGGAAAGTTGTGGGCCCAGTTGTACCATTCGAGAATGGAAATGTTGCAAAAGAAACTAGTGACCCTAGAACGGTAAACAGAAACGTAGTCCAACATCCCCAGTCCATCCCTCCAGCATTCTGTTGCAGGAGTGGCGCTCGGAAACTGGAAAGATCTACAACTGAGACAGAAAAGGATTTGTCTTCACAGGAAAAACAAGTTGGCATGCCTGCTAAATTGACCCCAGACGTGTCTATCAGCATTGACAACAACCCATTTTATATGACACGTGTCGGGGTGACAAAGGTGGACCAAGTTGATGACAGGATAGCCATTGACACAAATTTGTTGCAGGCTAAACCCCAGTATGCCGGAATTACTCCTGCTGCTGCAGCAGCCGCAAGTGCAGCTGCTCATCGAAGGCTAGGGACGTTTCAGTACGGGTTTTCCAAAATGTATTAG
- the LOC127792053 gene encoding protein FAR1-RELATED SEQUENCE 5-like, whose product MSFAHFVGVNHHGQSTLFGCGLVSNEDTIIFVRLFWIWLECMEGQARAGIIIDQDRVMQNAIQIVFPNTRQRWCLWHILKKLLEKFGGHAHKAAILSAMHEVVYKLETLEEFERGWISFISMYTLYDNEWLFGLFNERCLWVPCYLKTSFWAGMSTMQRSESMNAFFNGYVTSKTLLKQFVEQYEQALRCKIENEVQADFKSYSQMVPCATQYSIEKQFQEIYTISKFKEFQEELTGKMYCDIISAEVGCHGTTYEVEEDIILHKTRMNRKRFTVMFEGEKCHIDCNCHLFEFQGIVYSNALLVLIRNGVTLLPDHYIFRRWKRDVPRAYRRVKINYNGWVTTPKQARYDQLHGLFDEVANLVIDDDERTRNLMELLQNELKDLTIS is encoded by the coding sequence ATGTCATTTGCCCATTTTGTTGGTGTCAATCATCATGGACAGTCGACGTTGTTTGGATGTGGGTTAGTATCCAATGAGGATACTATAATTTTTGTTCGGTTGTTTTGGATTTGGCTTGAGTGCATGGAGGGTCAAGCCCGTGCTGGTATAATAATTGATCAAGATAGGGTCATGCAAAATGCCATTCAAATTGTTTTTCCGAACACAAGGCAAAGATGGTGTTTATGGCACATATTGAAGAAGTTGCTTGAAAAATTTGGGGGCCACGCTCACAAGGCTGCAATACTTTCCGCCATGCATGAAGTTGTTTACAAATTAGAAACCCTTGAAGAATTTGAACGGGGTTGGATTTCATTCattagcatgtatacattatatGATAATGAGTGGTTGTTTGGGCTATTCAATGAAAGATGCCTTTGGGTACCTTGTTATTTGAAAACAAGTTTTTGGGCTGGGATGTCAACGATGCAACGAAGTGAGAGTATGAATGCATTTTTCAATGGATACGTCACCTCAAAGACTTTGTTGAagcaatttgttgaacaatatgagcAAGCTTTGAGGTGTAAGATTGAAAATGAGGTCCAAGCAGATTTTAAGTCCTATTCACAGATGGTACCATGCGCAACTCAATATAGTATAGAGAAACAATTCCAGGAGATTTacacaatctcaaaattcaaagaatttcAAGAAGAGCTCACTGGAAAAATGTATTGTGATATTATCTCAGCCGAAGTTGGGTGTCATGGAACTACCTATGAAGTCGAAGAAGACATCATACTCCACAAAACAAGAATGAATAGAAAGAGATTTACAGTTATGTTTGAGGGAGAGAAGTGTCACATTGATTGCAACTGTCACTTGTTTGAATTTCAAGGGATAGTCTATAGTAATGCTCTTTTGGTATTGATTCGAAATGGTGTGACATTGCTTCCTGATCATTATATCTTCAGGAGATGGAAGAGAGATGTTCCTAGAGCATATAGAAGGGTGAAGATAAATTACAATGGTTGGGTTACCACTCCTAAGCAGGCACGATATGATCAATTGCATGGTTTATTTGACGAGGTGGCAAATTTGGTGATAGATGATGATGAACGCACTCGTAATTTAATGGAGTTGCTTCAAAATGAGCTGAAAGACTTAACCATTTCATGA
- the LOC127792052 gene encoding mitogen-activated protein kinase 20 isoform X2, whose translation MQQDHRKKNSSEMDFFSEYGDANRYKIQEVIGKGSYGVVCSAIDTYTGEKVAIKKIHDIFEHISDAARILREIKLLRLLRHPDIVEIKHIMLPPSRREFRDIYVVFELMESDLHQVIKANDDLTKEHYQFFLYQLLRALKYIHTANVYHRDLKPKNILANANCKLKICDFGLARVAFNDTPTTVFWTDYVATRWYRAPELCGSFYSKYTPAIDIWSIGCIFAEVLTGKPLFPGKNVVHQLDLMTDLLGTPSMDTISRVRNDKARRYLTSMRKKQPVPFTQKFPNADPLALRLLERLLAFDPKDRPTAEEALADPYFKGLAKVDREPSCQPITKMEFEFERRRVTKEDMQELIFCEILEYHPQLLKDYMNGIERTNFLYPSVVDQFRKQFAHLEENGGKSGPSVALERKHVSLPRSESK comes from the exons ATGCAGCAAGATCACCGGAAGAAG AATTCTTCAGAGATGGATTTCTTCTCTGAATATGGTGATGCCAATAGGTATAAAATCCAGGAGGTTATAGGGAAAGGCAGCTATGGCGTTGTTTGCTCCGCTATTGACACCTATACTGGTGAAAAAGTGGCAATAAAGAAAATCCATGATATTTTTGAACACATCTCCGATGCTGCTCGAATACTTCGCGAGATTAAGTTGCTCAGACTTCTGCGGCATCCAGACATTGTTGAAATTAAACACATTATGCTTCCACCTTCAAGAAGAGAGTTCAGGgatatttatgttgtttttgaGCTGATGGAGTCAGATCTTCACCAAGTCATTAAAGCCAATGATGACCTGACCAAAGAGCATTACCAGTTTTTCCTTTACCAGTTGCTACGTGCTTTGAAGTATATTCACACAG CAAATGTTTATCATCGGGATTTAAAACCAAAGAATATATTGGCAAATGCTAATTGTAAGCTCAAAATATGTGATTTTGGCTTGGCAAGAGTTGCATTCAATGATACACCTACAACAGTATTTTGGACG GATTATGTTGCTACAAGGTGGTATAGGGCTCCAGAACTGTGTGGATCATTCTACTCAAAA TACACACCTGCAATTGACATATGGAGTATAGGCTGCATCTTTGCTGAGGTTTTAACAGGGAAACCACTGTTTCCCGGAAAAAATGTCGTTCACCAGCTGGATTTGATGACAGATCTTCTTGGCACACCTTCAATGGATACCATTTCACGG GTTCGAAATGACAAGGCTAGGAGATACCTTACTAGCATGAGGAAAAAACAGCCTGTACCCTTCACACAGAAATTTCCTAATGCAGATCCTTTAGCATTACGACTATTGGAAAGGCTACTTGCTTTCGATCCAAAGGACAGGCCAACTGCTGAGGAG GCATTGGCTGATCCTTACTTCAAAGGACTAGCAAAAGTTGATAGGGAGCCATCTTGCCAGCCAATTACGAaaatggaatttgaatttgagaggCGTAGAGTTACAAAGGAGGACATGCAGGAATTAATTTTCTGTGAGATACTAGAATACCACCCTCAGTTGCTCAAGGACTACATGAATGGAATAGAGAGGACTAATTTTCTCTATCCAAG TGTTGTTGATCAGTTTCGGAAGCAGTTTGCTCATCTTGAAGAAAATGGTGGTAAAAGTGGGCCAAGTGTTGCACTTGAGAGAAAGCATGTATCCCTCCCAAG GTCTGAGAGCAAATGA